Below is a window of Chryseobacterium indicum DNA.
ATTGTTTAAAAGAATATTAAATTTTCTCGAGAAAACTTTCAAAAGAATTCATCACAGAAACAGTTCCGTCGGCTTCTATTTTTTCAAGCTTTAAGAATTCAATCTGATTGACTGAAGACTGATCGAAATCTTTCTGAACCCTCACATAATTTTCTGTGAAGCCAAACATTTTCCCGTCTTTATTTTCGTGTTCCCAAAGTACAGGAAGTGTTTTTCCAAGCTGGGTCTGGTAAAATGCCATCTTTTTCTTTTCAGATAAAATTCTAAGCATTTTATTGCGTCTTTTTCTTTCAGGGATCGGAACTACGCCTTCCATTTCTGCCGCTTCTGTATTTTCTCTTTCAGAATAGGTAAAAACGTGCAGATAGGTTATTGGAAGTTCATTCAGGAAGTTATATGTTTCCATGAACAGTTCTTCTGTTTCTCCCGGAAAACCGACAATTACATCCACACCGATCGCTGCATCCGGCATTACTTCACGGATCTTATTAACTCTGTCGGTATATAGTTTCGTTAAATAACGGCGTTTCATTTTTTTCAGCAATTCATCGCTTCCTGATTGTAAAGGAATATGAAAATGCGGAACAAAGCTTTTGCTTTTCGAAACCAGTTCTATGCTTTCGTCTTTCAACAGATTCGGCTCGATGGAAGAAATACGGATTCTTTCGATGCCTTCAACCTGATCAAGCTCAGAAATTAAATCTAAAAAAGTATGTTCATGTCTTTTGTTTCCAAATTCTCCTTTTCCGTAATCTCCGATGTTTACACCTGTAAGAACGATTTCTTTGATGTCTCTTTCAGCAATTTCTTTGGCATTCTTTAATACATTTTCGATGGTATCAGAACGGGAAATTCCTCTTGCCAAAGGAATCGTACAGTAGGTACATTTGTAATCGCAACCGTCCTGAACTTTCAGAAAAGCTCGTGTTCTGTCTCCGATGGAGTAACTTCCGATAAAAAAATCTGTTTCTTCAATTTCGCATGAATGAACGATACCTTCGTTTTCAGATTTCTCCAGATCATCAAGATAGCTCAGAATATTGAATTTTTCTTTGGCTCCTAAAACCAAATCTACCCCTTCAATCTGTGAAATTTCCTCCGGTTTCAGTTGTGCATAACATCCCACGATTACAACCAGACCATCCGGATTGGCTTTCATGGCTCTTTTTACGTGAAGTTTGCATTCGCGGTCGGCATTTTCAGTTACCGAACAGGTATTGATAACATACACATTCGCTTTTTCATCAAAACTTACCTTTTCGTAACCTGCTTCTGTTAATTGGCGGGCAATGGTAGATGTTTCCGCAAAATTTAATTTGCAGCCAAGAGTATGAAATGCGGCAGTTCTTTGAAATTGAGACATTTATTGA
It encodes the following:
- the mtaB gene encoding tRNA (N(6)-L-threonylcarbamoyladenosine(37)-C(2))-methylthiotransferase MtaB, whose translation is MSQFQRTAAFHTLGCKLNFAETSTIARQLTEAGYEKVSFDEKANVYVINTCSVTENADRECKLHVKRAMKANPDGLVVIVGCYAQLKPEEISQIEGVDLVLGAKEKFNILSYLDDLEKSENEGIVHSCEIEETDFFIGSYSIGDRTRAFLKVQDGCDYKCTYCTIPLARGISRSDTIENVLKNAKEIAERDIKEIVLTGVNIGDYGKGEFGNKRHEHTFLDLISELDQVEGIERIRISSIEPNLLKDESIELVSKSKSFVPHFHIPLQSGSDELLKKMKRRYLTKLYTDRVNKIREVMPDAAIGVDVIVGFPGETEELFMETYNFLNELPITYLHVFTYSERENTEAAEMEGVVPIPERKRRNKMLRILSEKKKMAFYQTQLGKTLPVLWEHENKDGKMFGFTENYVRVQKDFDQSSVNQIEFLKLEKIEADGTVSVMNSFESFLEKI